A window from Candidatus Nitrospira neomarina encodes these proteins:
- the larB gene encoding nickel pincer cofactor biosynthesis protein LarB, with translation MNHDRLAALLQRVQGGHVSVPQAIRQLRTLPFEDLGFASVDHHRSLRQGFPEVILCEGKTPAQITAIARKLLKAGGPFLATRVSPANARSLKRLARKAVYHEMARMVSLSDSKRDKQGLILVVTAGTSDISVAEEAKVTAEVMGSRVRTLYDVGVAGLHRLLDRQEILHQARVVVVVAGMDGVLPSVVGGLVDRPIIAVPTSQGYGANFGGLAPLLTMLNACSSGIGVVNIDNGFGAGCLAHRININGPAEALPQT, from the coding sequence ATGAATCACGACCGGTTAGCGGCCCTGCTTCAACGGGTTCAAGGCGGACACGTTTCTGTCCCCCAGGCCATTCGACAGCTCCGCACTCTCCCGTTTGAAGATCTCGGGTTTGCCTCAGTGGATCATCACCGGTCGCTTCGACAGGGTTTTCCGGAAGTGATCCTGTGCGAAGGCAAAACACCCGCACAAATTACGGCCATCGCTCGAAAATTGTTAAAGGCCGGCGGACCGTTCCTCGCGACACGAGTTTCGCCCGCTAATGCGCGCAGCCTCAAGCGATTAGCCCGCAAGGCGGTGTATCATGAGATGGCCAGAATGGTCTCTCTTTCCGATAGCAAGCGAGACAAGCAGGGGTTGATTCTTGTTGTCACGGCCGGCACCTCCGACATCTCTGTGGCCGAAGAAGCCAAAGTCACCGCCGAAGTCATGGGAAGCCGGGTGCGTACACTTTATGATGTGGGCGTCGCCGGCTTACATCGGCTCTTAGATCGCCAGGAAATCCTTCACCAGGCACGAGTCGTCGTCGTCGTCGCAGGAATGGATGGGGTATTGCCCAGTGTGGTGGGAGGGTTGGTTGATCGCCCGATTATCGCCGTACCCACCAGTCAGGGCTACGGGGCGAATTTTGGCGGGCTTGCCCCTCTCTTAACGATGCTGAATGCCTGCTCATCGGGAATCGGCGTGGTAAATATCGATAACGGGTTTGGAGCAGGCTGTCTCGCCCACCGCATCAATATCAACGGACCAGCGGAAGCTCTTCCCCAGACGTAG
- a CDS encoding NAD(P)H-dependent glycerol-3-phosphate dehydrogenase encodes MTPSSVRVLSVIGAGAWGTALAHLLATKGFSIRLWAHEPEVAETIQRTRENSWYLPEVVLPNSIQATISLPDCVQGTDVILLAAPSHAMANMVKQLNLLLKEPLPIIIATKGIEEGTLQLMSQVVESHLPAVWHPFITILSGPSFASEVSRWKPTTILLAGRDFNLVNGLQQAFITPQFRVYAGRDMIGAQLGGALKNVMAIGAGVVDGLDLGSNARAALITRGLAEMIRLGRAMGADVATFYGLSGLGDLVLTCTGTLSRNYQVGMQLAKGANMTTLRSTTRTVAEGVPTSRAAMALAERYHVDMPIVRGVFQMLFEGRNPRHIVTDLMSRLAKGETDGLFSASTATFGPRAHS; translated from the coding sequence GTGACACCCTCTTCCGTTCGCGTCCTTTCTGTGATTGGCGCCGGAGCCTGGGGAACGGCTTTGGCTCATCTACTGGCCACCAAAGGATTCAGCATCCGCTTATGGGCACATGAACCTGAGGTCGCGGAGACCATCCAACGCACCAGAGAAAATTCCTGGTATCTTCCGGAGGTGGTCTTACCCAATTCTATCCAGGCCACAATCAGTCTTCCGGATTGCGTACAGGGCACAGATGTCATCCTGCTGGCGGCACCATCACATGCCATGGCCAATATGGTGAAGCAACTCAACCTGTTATTAAAGGAACCCCTTCCCATCATCATCGCCACCAAAGGTATTGAGGAAGGCACGCTGCAATTAATGAGTCAGGTGGTCGAAAGTCATCTTCCTGCCGTCTGGCATCCGTTTATCACCATTCTTTCAGGGCCCAGCTTCGCATCAGAAGTGAGCCGTTGGAAACCCACGACCATTTTACTCGCCGGGCGGGATTTCAATCTGGTTAATGGTCTGCAACAAGCCTTCATCACTCCACAGTTTCGCGTGTACGCCGGACGGGATATGATCGGTGCCCAACTGGGCGGTGCATTAAAAAATGTCATGGCCATTGGCGCCGGCGTGGTGGATGGGCTGGATCTTGGATCTAACGCGAGAGCCGCTTTAATCACCAGAGGGCTGGCCGAAATGATCCGGTTGGGCCGGGCCATGGGCGCCGATGTCGCCACCTTTTATGGGCTATCGGGGTTGGGAGATCTGGTGCTCACCTGCACCGGGACGTTGAGCCGGAATTACCAGGTCGGCATGCAACTGGCCAAGGGCGCGAATATGACCACGTTACGCTCAACCACTAGAACCGTGGCTGAAGGCGTTCCCACCAGCCGGGCTGCCATGGCGCTGGCTGAACGTTATCACGTGGATATGCCCATTGTGCGCGGCGTATTTCAAATGTTGTTTGAAGGGCGCAATCCCCGGCATATTGTGACAGATCTCATGTCGCGATTAGCGAAAGGCGAAACTGATGGCCTTTTTTCCGCCAGCACCGCCACTTTTGGCCCCAGGGCCCATTCATGA
- a CDS encoding peptidoglycan-binding domain-containing protein, protein MSQHTGNLVGLMALYVFMGIGTVLFSNGSGFASGEELNTPHSPKKSSESSSPPSSQSAQTDAAKMSLEKKGQEELEALRKKPDEFRTLMTGVQIFLGRFGYGVGPYTGNLDETTKQALKAYQKNSGLSQTGDLDFPTLKHLTEDDRLLNRVVPFLPPQTFHDQEWGQWVEVQGSWMLKEGNTDEVLQTSRITCMKEFKRCIDSTASLVNANVPQLKVHTHVYDIQEWDDANIVSAPYDGEACAVSILRISRNPPLVTRFLSLQNKPGPCAQVQAEDRQYVLEDGPKIYQILRMQKAEAIQQILQVTK, encoded by the coding sequence ATGTCGCAACACACCGGTAATTTAGTCGGATTAATGGCTCTGTATGTATTCATGGGTATCGGGACAGTACTCTTTTCAAATGGCTCCGGCTTTGCCTCGGGCGAAGAGTTGAACACCCCCCACTCCCCAAAAAAATCTTCTGAATCTTCGTCGCCCCCATCCTCTCAATCGGCACAAACGGACGCTGCAAAAATGTCGTTAGAGAAGAAGGGTCAGGAAGAATTGGAGGCGTTACGGAAAAAGCCGGATGAATTTCGTACGTTGATGACCGGAGTACAGATTTTTCTCGGACGCTTTGGATATGGAGTCGGACCCTATACAGGAAATCTCGACGAAACCACTAAACAGGCCTTGAAAGCCTATCAGAAAAATTCAGGTCTCTCTCAGACCGGGGACCTCGACTTTCCCACCCTGAAACATCTCACCGAAGATGATCGCCTTTTAAATCGTGTTGTCCCATTTCTTCCCCCACAGACCTTTCACGATCAGGAATGGGGACAATGGGTGGAAGTCCAGGGTTCCTGGATGCTCAAGGAGGGCAACACCGACGAGGTCCTGCAAACCTCGCGCATCACCTGTATGAAAGAATTTAAACGGTGTATCGACTCGACCGCATCCCTGGTCAATGCGAATGTGCCTCAACTCAAAGTGCATACCCATGTTTATGATATACAGGAATGGGATGACGCCAACATCGTGTCGGCACCCTATGATGGGGAAGCCTGTGCCGTGAGTATTTTACGGATCTCACGGAATCCCCCACTTGTCACCCGTTTTCTTTCTTTGCAAAACAAACCAGGCCCGTGCGCCCAGGTGCAAGCCGAAGACCGACAATACGTCCTGGAAGATGGTCCCAAAATCTACCAGATTCTCCGAATGCAAAAGGCTGAGGCCATTCAACAAATCCTGCAAGTCACCAAGTAA